In Gimesia panareensis, the genomic window GAAAAACTGCGGGTGATTACTGATGCCTCCGTTGCTGCAGAGGAACTCAGTCCCGAAGAAGAAACAGAACGGGACGAGATTCTCGAACAGGCCCGCGATCTGAAGGTCGATCTGAAACAGCATCAGCAGTTCCTGGATGCCTGGGACCAGCTGGTGCCTCAACTGGAACAGGTGCAGGTTAAGTTAGATCGGTTGAAGGAGCAGCAGAAGAAAGAGAAATCACCAGAACAGAAAAGTCAGCAGCTTGAGGAGGGCAACAAACTCAGGGAAGAGGAAAAACAACTTGCGGCAGAGGAGAAGCGGCTGACAGAGGAAAAAACCAGGCTGGCGGAAGAGATTACCCGGAGTAATGATCACCTGAGCAAGAAGTTTGCCGAGAGTCAGATCCAGGTGCTGATCCTGATTCCTCAAAACCTGTCCAGGGAACTGGAACTGGTCAGTCAGAAGCTGGCACGGCATGAGCCCATTGATTTTGATCCTGCTGTTTCATTGCGACCACTGGTGCTGGAAAATACGGCGGATGAAAAATCACGGCTGGCGTTTACCCGCGTGCAGGAAGTAATGGATGCGTGGGAGAACGCGATTTTACGGGATCGTCTGAGCCGTGCCCGGTTGCCGGAATCGTTACCGACCCCCATCAATCCGGATGTAATTGACCTGGCGCAGGATGATCAGCTGGCGGCGAATCTGTGGAGCAAGCTGTTTCCGGCAATGCTGATCATCATGGCAGCAACCGGTGCCTTTTACCCGGCGATCGACCTGGGAGCCGGTGAAAAAGAGCGGGGTACGATGGAGACGCTACTGATTTCCCCGGCGCGACGGACAGAGATTGTGCTCGGTAAATTTCTGACAGTGATGATCTTCAGTATTTCGACAGCGCTGCTAAACCTGGCAAGCATGGGTTTTACCGGCAGGCATATGGTCAAGGTGGTCGGAGACGGGGCGATGTCGAAAATCGGCGATCTTTCCTTTCCCTCGCCTTCTGCCCTGTTCTGGATCGTGGTTCTGCTGATCCCACTGTCGGCGTTATTCAGTGCCCTGTGCCTGGCACTGGCGACATTTGCCCGCAGCAGTAAAGAGGGACAGTACTATCTGACGCCTTTGTTGATGGTCACGCTGGGACTGACGGTCTTCTGTCTTTCACCGGCAGTGGAAATCAACGCGTTTTACAGCATGATGCCGATCGTGGGAGTGGCCCTGTTGTTGAAGGGGATGCTGCTGTCTACGGTGAACGCGGGCGCTCTCTATGTGTATGCCATCCCGGTGCTGGTGACGAGCATCGGCTACAGTCTGCTGGCGCTCTGGTGGGCCATTGACCAGTTTCAGCGGGAAGATGTACTGTTCCGGGAAGCCGAGCGGTTTGAAGTCGGGCTGTGGCTGAAGCACCTGATGCGAACCAAAGATGCACTGCCCAGTTTTGCAGAAGCCGGTTTCTGTTTTGTGATCATCATGCTGCTGCAGTTTGCTCTGATCAATACGATTCGAGAAGCGATTCTGACGGCACCCGTGTCACAACGGGCCGTACGCAGCATGCAGTTGCTGATGATCCAGCAGCTGGCGATCATTGCGACTCCCGCGCTGATCATGGGGATCATGCTGACGACCAGCGTGCGGAAGACGTTTCGTCTGTACCTGCCCCGGCTGGGATTCTGGGGCGTGGGGCTTCTGCTGCCTTTCATGTTACATCCCTTGTCGCTGG contains:
- a CDS encoding ABC transporter permease subunit/CPBP intramembrane protease, giving the protein MIQWKNIKLILMRELRDQLRDRRTLFMVAILPLLLYPAMGIGMVQMTVMFSEQPRNVVVLGTKDLPQHPQLLQGDQFVSNWFMNPADAEKLRVITDASVAAEELSPEEETERDEILEQARDLKVDLKQHQQFLDAWDQLVPQLEQVQVKLDRLKEQQKKEKSPEQKSQQLEEGNKLREEEKQLAAEEKRLTEEKTRLAEEITRSNDHLSKKFAESQIQVLILIPQNLSRELELVSQKLARHEPIDFDPAVSLRPLVLENTADEKSRLAFTRVQEVMDAWENAILRDRLSRARLPESLPTPINPDVIDLAQDDQLAANLWSKLFPAMLIIMAATGAFYPAIDLGAGEKERGTMETLLISPARRTEIVLGKFLTVMIFSISTALLNLASMGFTGRHMVKVVGDGAMSKIGDLSFPSPSALFWIVVLLIPLSALFSALCLALATFARSSKEGQYYLTPLLMVTLGLTVFCLSPAVEINAFYSMMPIVGVALLLKGMLLSTVNAGALYVYAIPVLVTSIGYSLLALWWAIDQFQREDVLFREAERFEVGLWLKHLMRTKDALPSFAEAGFCFVIIMLLQFALINTIREAILTAPVSQRAVRSMQLLMIQQLAIIATPALIMGIMLTTSVRKTFRLYLPRLGFWGVGLLLPFMLHPLSLELSSSLQWFFPKLPAGAAAIIKEMSDPSQPIWLILLAFAIAPGICEELAFRGFILSGFGRKGRVWLAVILSSVAFGAMHQIPQQVFNATLMGLALGLVAVHSRSLFPGIIFHVIYNSLSVFRGRIPENWEPTNGLQYFVSMQAEGLRYSWPLLLICAAVAFFLLRWTILQSKAAVDPNSASTDALVSSSFNRRLTDTK